The following proteins are co-located in the Pseudoalteromonas sp. N1230-9 genome:
- a CDS encoding YcjX family protein, which yields MSQSFAKNTFNSLKNKAEKALHRSLDQHVKLAVTGLSGSGKTAFITALVKHLTSQADDKNLPFFDVMREKRHIATKIVPQQALTIPTFDYTNALSALLPVEGEPTWPASTERINTLRLAIKYQSNSGLRGHFAPQSTLYLDIIDYPGEWLLDLPMLEQSFADWCELQYSLLQQTARNEKAKPFLTALAELDLSASVDESKLADVAALYQQLLVGLKKDTKLAMLQPGRMLMPGELKGAPLLQFFPVANVPNDITEGSNLAHLKKRYKAYVKEVIKPFYEQHFRHFDRQIVLVDVLSALNEGSETLHEQSRVINQLLAHFNYGEAGFFKRLFKPNIDKLLFAANKSDHISAQYHKDLALLLDSIVHDQTNHLKFEGVQIETMAMSSICATEPRQVAEKGQQLACIYGKPLGEQEWLTYLPPQPPSRLLNKQEWPKQGFEFLSFSPLPCPDKRLKHIRLDHVMQYLIGDKLT from the coding sequence ATGAGCCAATCATTCGCAAAGAACACCTTTAATTCGTTAAAAAATAAAGCAGAAAAAGCACTTCACCGTAGTTTAGATCAACACGTGAAATTAGCTGTTACAGGGTTAAGTGGCAGCGGCAAAACTGCGTTTATTACCGCCTTGGTTAAACATTTAACCAGCCAAGCTGACGATAAAAACTTACCTTTTTTCGATGTGATGCGTGAAAAGCGTCATATCGCTACAAAAATAGTGCCGCAGCAAGCACTGACAATTCCGACATTTGACTACACGAATGCATTATCGGCGTTGTTACCTGTTGAAGGTGAGCCAACATGGCCTGCATCCACTGAGCGTATAAACACCTTACGTTTGGCAATTAAATACCAAAGTAACTCAGGGCTTCGTGGTCATTTTGCACCGCAATCAACGCTCTATTTAGACATTATTGATTATCCTGGTGAATGGTTACTCGATTTGCCAATGCTGGAGCAATCATTTGCTGATTGGTGTGAATTACAATACTCACTCTTGCAGCAAACAGCCCGTAACGAAAAGGCTAAGCCATTTTTAACTGCCCTTGCTGAACTTGATTTATCAGCCAGTGTTGATGAAAGCAAACTGGCTGATGTCGCAGCACTTTATCAACAGTTATTGGTCGGCCTTAAAAAAGACACCAAGCTTGCTATGCTGCAACCTGGTCGTATGCTGATGCCCGGTGAGCTAAAAGGAGCACCATTACTGCAGTTTTTCCCAGTTGCTAATGTGCCTAACGACATAACCGAAGGGTCAAATTTAGCGCATCTTAAAAAGCGCTATAAAGCCTATGTAAAAGAGGTTATAAAACCTTTTTACGAGCAGCATTTTCGTCATTTTGACCGACAAATTGTGCTGGTGGATGTGCTCAGCGCCTTGAATGAAGGCAGCGAAACCCTGCATGAGCAAAGCCGTGTTATCAACCAATTGTTGGCGCATTTTAATTATGGTGAGGCGGGCTTCTTTAAACGTTTGTTTAAACCAAACATCGACAAGTTATTGTTTGCGGCCAATAAGTCAGACCATATTAGTGCCCAGTATCATAAAGATTTAGCATTATTACTCGATTCAATCGTGCATGACCAAACGAATCATTTAAAGTTCGAAGGCGTGCAAATTGAGACCATGGCAATGTCATCCATTTGCGCTACAGAGCCGCGCCAAGTAGCTGAGAAAGGCCAACAGTTAGCCTGTATTTATGGCAAGCCTTTAGGCGAGCAAGAATGGCTGACGTATTTACCGCCGCAGCCACCGTCACGCCTTCTCAACAAACAAGAGTGGCCAAAACAAGGCTTTGAGTTTTTATCGTTTTCGCCACTTCCATGCCCTGATAAACGGTTAAAGCATATTCGTTTAGATCATGTCATGCAGTACCTGATAGGAGATAAACTAACATGA
- a CDS encoding TIGR01620 family protein — translation MSEQPKEINFQAGRRISSSASNEAPAKELTVAKVIENAEFIDAEEELQDSIELEPVYKKSKWQTLKGVFVVSFLVLVLLEFAMSLFVTFQQSIILGSVYLTAVLSGVLLIARVIWREYRMLRSLKRNQLHRSEADRLLNSEQVGEALPWLEKLNKHQELTGFEEFKQQIASHHTDKEIMTLYADSLLVSQDQQAKKLINRFATESALLVALSPLALVDMMAVLWRGTKLIEQIGRIYGIGFGYASRIKLYRLLVKQVLFVGSAELVSDLAATALSAELLGKLSGRAAQGLSAGIFTARIGYKAMELSRPLPRLEHKRSLLKETANSIARKIASRTSDKETENTK, via the coding sequence ATGAGTGAGCAACCAAAGGAGATTAACTTTCAGGCTGGTCGACGTATTTCAAGTTCTGCAAGCAATGAAGCTCCTGCAAAGGAGTTAACTGTTGCTAAAGTAATAGAGAACGCCGAATTTATTGACGCAGAAGAGGAACTGCAAGATAGCATTGAGCTTGAACCCGTGTATAAAAAGTCGAAATGGCAAACCTTAAAAGGGGTGTTTGTTGTTAGCTTTTTAGTTTTAGTGTTACTTGAGTTTGCTATGTCGCTGTTTGTGACGTTTCAGCAATCGATTATTTTAGGTTCGGTGTATCTAACGGCTGTTCTCAGTGGTGTGCTACTGATTGCCCGTGTTATTTGGCGCGAGTACCGCATGCTGAGAAGTTTAAAGCGTAATCAATTGCATCGCAGTGAAGCCGACCGCTTACTCAATAGCGAGCAAGTAGGTGAAGCACTGCCGTGGCTTGAAAAGCTTAATAAACATCAGGAGCTTACAGGGTTTGAAGAGTTTAAGCAGCAAATAGCGAGTCACCATACCGATAAAGAAATCATGACGTTATACGCCGATAGCTTATTGGTAAGCCAAGATCAACAAGCGAAAAAACTGATTAACCGTTTTGCGACTGAGTCAGCTTTGTTAGTTGCGCTAAGTCCACTGGCTTTAGTCGATATGATGGCGGTGTTATGGCGTGGCACTAAGCTCATTGAGCAAATTGGCCGTATTTACGGTATTGGTTTTGGTTATGCAAGCCGTATTAAATTGTATCGCTTATTGGTTAAGCAAGTGTTGTTTGTTGGCAGTGCAGAGTTGGTATCAGATCTAGCTGCCACGGCACTAAGTGCTGAATTGCTGGGGAAATTGTCGGGCCGTGCAGCACAAGGTCTAAGTGCAGGTATTTTTACTGCGCGCATAGGCTATAAAGCGATGGAGCTTAGCCGTCCGTTACCTCGCTTGGAACATAAACGCAGCTTGCTAAAAGAAACCGCTAATAGTATTGCCCGTAAAATTGCTTCACGTACCAGTGATAAAGAGACCGAAAACACAAAATGA
- the phhA gene encoding phenylalanine 4-monooxygenase: MAKASNYTSKQPDENGVIHWSEEENKIWSELVARQLACIEGKACDEYLAGLKKINLPTDRIPQLSELNDVLLEATGWQVAPVPALIDFDEFFRLLASKQFPVATFIRSREEFDYLQEPDIFHEIFGHCAMLTNPAFAEFTHKYGQLGYAAEKKDRVYLARLYWFTVEFGLMQTEQGLRIYGGGILSSPGETQYVYSDKPEINAMDVLDVLRTPYRIDIMQPVYYTISSINDLFDISQMDIMSLVSKAKELGLHEPKFPPKEKLAS; encoded by the coding sequence ATGGCTAAAGCAAGTAATTACACCTCCAAGCAACCTGATGAAAATGGGGTTATCCATTGGAGCGAAGAAGAAAATAAAATATGGTCTGAGCTCGTTGCTCGCCAACTCGCTTGCATCGAAGGTAAAGCCTGTGATGAATATTTAGCAGGTCTTAAGAAAATCAATTTACCAACAGATCGTATTCCACAACTCAGTGAGCTTAATGATGTGCTGCTTGAGGCTACGGGGTGGCAAGTTGCCCCTGTACCAGCTCTGATCGATTTTGATGAGTTTTTCCGTTTATTAGCAAGCAAGCAGTTCCCAGTTGCGACGTTTATTCGAAGCCGTGAAGAGTTTGACTACTTACAAGAGCCAGATATCTTCCATGAGATTTTTGGTCACTGCGCCATGCTAACTAACCCTGCATTTGCTGAGTTTACTCACAAATACGGCCAGTTAGGCTATGCCGCTGAAAAGAAAGATCGTGTTTATTTAGCGCGTCTTTACTGGTTTACTGTTGAGTTTGGTTTGATGCAAACTGAGCAAGGCCTGCGTATCTATGGTGGTGGTATTTTATCGAGCCCTGGCGAAACACAGTATGTATATTCAGATAAGCCAGAAATCAATGCAATGGATGTATTAGATGTGCTACGTACACCTTATCGTATTGATATAATGCAACCTGTGTACTACACCATAAGCTCAATCAATGACTTATTCGATATTTCACAAATGGATATCATGTCGCTGGTGAGTAAAGCAAAAGAATTGGGGCTACATGAGCCAAAGTTTCCACCTAAAGAAAAATTAGCAAGTTAA
- a CDS encoding methyl-accepting chemotaxis protein, with product MFTKLKLNTQLYLAFGAMVLLLGVVSVVALIALNSGYENFVDYRANARDSNISGRIQSNVLSLRLSALKYLKDQNQASINEFTNRYQLLNDLIQSGKRQFNDANKVKAITTIEQEALTYKSAFEEIVNLINKRNEVVSNMLDANGKYMREGISEVIQLSMQNNDVSALFYSSQLQESLLLGRLYAAKFLVNNTQEELNRAKQEFTVLLDRLESLAKTVSGNKEQTLLADVKLRTNEYIEGLVLVNEAISERNTVISGTLDNIGPAIAEQIEQIKLASQNRQDEIGPMLQASSKNAINTILVFSLIIIAVGIFLSIFISRLIKAPIGGEPSEIARIVQSIAQGDLTYCFSQQGNETGIYLAMRDMVAKLNEMVTQISDSTTQVSQTSQELTTITTNSKTGAEHQSDQLTQTATAMHEMSATINEITQSAQLAAEAATKADNEVLTGTQVVSQTHAAMGELVETMLHVSKTIANLEAETESVGSILDVIRGIADQTNLLALNAAIEAARAGEQGRGFAVVADEVRSLASRTQQSTEEIQVMISNLQNEAKKSVDSMKENMVSVEQTAEKTEQTGSVLEQISQSVGTIKDMNVQIASASEEQNVVSQQISESVQHVNEKAHETMDGAEQAAAIADGLAQTALELDQIVKQFKVA from the coding sequence ATGTTTACTAAGTTAAAGTTAAATACCCAGCTGTACCTAGCCTTTGGTGCAATGGTCCTTCTTCTCGGTGTTGTTAGTGTTGTTGCACTTATAGCACTTAATTCTGGATACGAAAATTTTGTAGATTATCGTGCAAATGCGCGTGATAGTAATATTTCAGGTCGAATCCAATCAAATGTTTTAAGTCTTCGCTTAAGTGCTCTTAAGTATTTAAAGGACCAGAACCAAGCAAGTATTAATGAATTTACTAATCGCTACCAATTACTAAATGATCTCATCCAATCTGGAAAGCGGCAGTTTAACGACGCAAACAAAGTTAAAGCGATTACAACCATAGAGCAAGAGGCGTTAACTTATAAATCAGCCTTTGAAGAAATTGTTAACCTCATTAATAAGAGAAATGAAGTCGTATCCAACATGCTTGATGCGAATGGTAAATATATGCGCGAGGGAATCAGTGAAGTAATTCAATTAAGTATGCAAAACAATGATGTTTCAGCTTTGTTTTACAGCTCACAATTACAAGAGTCACTCCTGTTAGGTCGTTTATATGCCGCTAAGTTTCTTGTTAATAACACGCAAGAAGAACTTAATAGGGCGAAGCAAGAGTTTACAGTTTTATTGGATAGGCTAGAGAGTTTGGCAAAAACAGTGAGTGGCAATAAAGAGCAAACGTTACTCGCAGATGTAAAACTCAGAACCAATGAATACATTGAAGGCTTAGTGCTTGTTAACGAAGCAATTAGCGAGCGTAACACGGTGATATCAGGTACCTTAGATAACATAGGCCCTGCAATTGCCGAGCAAATAGAGCAAATAAAGTTAGCCAGTCAAAATCGTCAAGATGAAATAGGCCCGATGCTACAAGCTAGCAGTAAAAATGCAATTAATACGATTTTGGTATTTTCGCTAATTATTATTGCTGTAGGTATTTTTTTAAGTATCTTTATATCTCGGCTCATAAAAGCGCCTATTGGTGGCGAGCCAAGCGAAATAGCTCGTATTGTTCAATCAATAGCACAAGGAGATTTAACCTATTGTTTTAGTCAGCAGGGTAATGAAACGGGTATTTATTTAGCGATGCGGGACATGGTGGCTAAACTTAATGAAATGGTCACTCAAATCAGTGACTCAACGACTCAAGTTTCGCAAACTTCGCAAGAGTTAACTACCATCACAACAAATTCTAAGACAGGTGCTGAACATCAATCAGACCAACTGACGCAAACAGCCACAGCAATGCATGAAATGTCTGCAACAATCAATGAAATAACCCAAAGTGCGCAATTAGCAGCAGAGGCAGCTACAAAAGCAGATAATGAGGTTTTAACAGGCACACAAGTGGTCTCGCAAACGCATGCTGCGATGGGAGAGCTTGTAGAAACCATGCTTCATGTTAGTAAAACCATTGCTAATTTAGAAGCTGAAACAGAATCTGTTGGCTCAATACTGGATGTGATCAGAGGGATAGCGGATCAAACTAACCTACTTGCTTTGAATGCAGCAATTGAAGCTGCCAGAGCAGGAGAGCAAGGGCGCGGGTTCGCAGTTGTTGCTGATGAGGTTCGCTCATTAGCTAGTCGTACTCAACAGAGCACCGAAGAAATACAAGTGATGATTTCAAACTTACAAAATGAAGCGAAGAAATCAGTAGACTCAATGAAAGAAAATATGGTCAGTGTTGAGCAAACTGCAGAAAAAACAGAGCAAACAGGTAGCGTGCTTGAACAAATATCGCAATCAGTAGGGACCATTAAAGATATGAATGTACAAATAGCGAGTGCGTCTGAAGAGCAAAATGTTGTCAGTCAGCAAATTAGTGAAAGTGTGCAGCATGTGAATGAGAAAGCTCATGAAACAATGGATGGAGCAGAGCAAGCAGCTGCTATTGCTGATGGACTGGCGCAAACAGCGCTGGAACTTGATCAGATTGTGAAGCAATTTAAAGTTGCTTAA
- the pspF gene encoding phage shock protein operon transcriptional activator: protein MSQFRQQDNLLGQSDSFLSVLDQVSQLASLDKPVLIIGERGTGKELIAARLHFLSKRWEQNYIKLNCAALNENLLESELFGHESGAFTGASKRHEGRFERANSGTLFLDELANTSAMVQEKLLRVIEYGEFERVGGKQTVKVDTRLVCATNEDLPTLAEQGEFRSDLLDRLAFDVITLPPLRERQEDIMLLAEQFAINMARDLEWELFSGFTRSAIETLQSYDWPGNIRELKNVVERSLYRHGNEHIPVHQIILDPFASKFRPKQRVKAAVSSTPVANVEAAPIVTTQNQEPVTLSKPDIQFPCNLKQLSNDFEIDVIKKALEYSQFNQKKTAEHLELTYHQLRGYLKKYNLLDQQQ from the coding sequence ATGAGCCAATTTCGCCAACAGGATAATTTACTCGGCCAATCAGACAGCTTTTTAAGCGTACTTGACCAAGTTTCACAACTGGCAAGTCTTGATAAGCCTGTGCTTATTATTGGTGAACGCGGTACAGGTAAAGAACTGATTGCTGCGCGTTTACATTTCTTATCTAAACGTTGGGAACAAAACTACATAAAGCTAAATTGTGCTGCACTTAATGAAAACCTGCTTGAAAGTGAGCTATTTGGTCATGAAAGCGGTGCATTCACCGGTGCCAGTAAACGTCATGAAGGCCGATTTGAACGCGCCAATAGCGGCACATTATTCCTTGATGAATTAGCGAATACCTCGGCCATGGTGCAAGAAAAGCTTCTGCGCGTAATTGAATATGGCGAATTTGAACGCGTTGGTGGTAAGCAAACGGTTAAAGTCGATACCCGCCTAGTTTGCGCAACCAATGAAGACTTGCCGACCCTTGCTGAACAAGGCGAATTCAGAAGCGATTTACTCGACCGCCTTGCTTTTGATGTTATCACCCTGCCTCCGCTGCGTGAACGCCAAGAAGATATCATGCTGCTTGCAGAGCAATTTGCGATAAATATGGCCCGCGACCTCGAATGGGAATTATTCAGTGGCTTTACGCGTAGCGCCATCGAAACACTGCAATCTTATGATTGGCCAGGTAATATTCGTGAATTAAAGAATGTTGTGGAACGTAGCTTATACCGTCATGGCAATGAACATATTCCCGTTCACCAGATTATTTTAGACCCATTTGCGAGTAAATTTAGACCCAAACAACGTGTTAAAGCCGCAGTGAGCAGTACGCCTGTTGCAAATGTGGAAGCTGCACCTATTGTAACAACACAAAATCAAGAACCTGTGACTCTCAGTAAACCTGACATTCAATTTCCTTGTAATTTAAAACAGCTATCAAATGACTTTGAAATTGATGTGATAAAAAAAGCACTGGAATATAGTCAATTTAATCAAAAGAAAACTGCAGAACACTTAGAATTAACGTATCATCAATTACGTGGCTATTTGAAAAAATACAATTTATTAGATCAGCAGCAATAG
- the pspA gene encoding phage shock protein PspA, with product MGIFSRFADIVNSNINAILDKAEDPEKMVRLIIQEMEDTLVEVRSTSAKTLAEKKELVRRVETLKVQVADWQEKAELALSKDRDDLARAALIEKQKSADAVAAVETELEHVESHIEKLQQEVSTLQEKLADAKARQKAIILRQRSAESRLEVKKALDSSKVEDALNRFERYENKIDGLESQIESYDLGKKSLSDEIAGLQQDEKIDDELAELKKKLADKK from the coding sequence ATGGGAATTTTTTCACGTTTTGCAGACATCGTTAATTCTAATATCAATGCCATCTTAGATAAAGCAGAAGACCCAGAAAAAATGGTTCGTCTGATCATCCAAGAGATGGAAGATACATTAGTAGAAGTTCGCTCTACGTCAGCAAAAACACTTGCTGAGAAAAAAGAGCTGGTACGTCGCGTTGAAACTTTGAAAGTTCAAGTTGCAGACTGGCAAGAAAAAGCTGAATTAGCGCTCAGTAAAGACCGTGATGATTTAGCACGAGCAGCACTGATTGAAAAGCAAAAATCAGCAGATGCAGTGGCAGCAGTTGAAACTGAGCTTGAGCATGTAGAGTCTCACATTGAAAAACTACAGCAAGAAGTAAGTACGTTACAAGAGAAGCTAGCTGATGCAAAAGCGCGTCAAAAAGCAATCATCTTACGTCAACGCTCTGCTGAGTCACGTCTTGAGGTGAAAAAAGCGCTCGACAGCTCAAAAGTTGAAGATGCTTTAAACCGCTTCGAACGTTACGAAAACAAGATCGATGGTCTAGAATCACAAATAGAGTCTTATGATCTTGGTAAAAAATCATTATCAGACGAGATTGCAGGTCTTCAGCAAGACGAAAAGATTGATGATGAGTTAGCTGAGCTTAAGAAAAAGTTAGCAGATAAAAAATAA
- a CDS encoding 4a-hydroxytetrahydrobiopterin dehydratase: MSSLSTQKCEACRADAPKVSDAELAELIKMIPDWVPEVRDGIMQLERVYKFKNFKQALEFTNKVGDMAEEEGHHPGLLTEWGKVTVTWWSHSIKGLHKNDFICAAKTDDVFAAL; encoded by the coding sequence ATGTCTTCATTAAGCACACAAAAGTGTGAAGCGTGTCGTGCGGATGCGCCTAAAGTATCTGATGCTGAATTAGCAGAATTGATCAAAATGATCCCAGATTGGGTTCCTGAAGTGCGCGACGGCATTATGCAATTAGAGCGTGTTTACAAGTTTAAAAACTTCAAGCAAGCACTTGAGTTCACGAATAAAGTGGGCGATATGGCCGAAGAAGAGGGCCATCACCCTGGTCTTTTAACCGAGTGGGGTAAAGTAACTGTTACTTGGTGGAGTCATTCAATCAAAGGCTTACACAAAAACGATTTTATTTGTGCTGCTAAAACAGATGACGTATTCGCTGCATTATAA
- the megL gene encoding methionine gamma-lyase: MTKHHLHTQCIHGPEKPNDPHGALSAPLYQTSTFAFANAAQGAARFAGEEQGFIYTRLGNPTTQELEQKVAQLENCEAAAATATGMGAVSASVLSFLQQGDHLVASSALYGCTFAFFAHMLPRFGIEVTFVDMTNEAELRGAVKANSKMIFAETPINPTMAVLDLNLIADVAKQHQLISVIDNTFLTPLLQQPTSFGIDIVVHSATKYLNGHGDVVAGLVCGTEEHINLIKMTVLKDIGATISPHDAWLINRGLKTLAVRMERHCTSAQVVAEYLEQHPLVSQVYYPGLKLHPGHKFIGSQMKAAGGVIAFEIKGNLEDGETFINNTQLCTLAVSLGDAETLIQHPASMTHSPYTPEERAAAGISDGLIRLSVGLEDVNDIINDLKTAFTFIS; the protein is encoded by the coding sequence ATGACTAAGCATCACTTACATACACAATGTATTCATGGTCCAGAAAAACCAAATGACCCACATGGCGCACTGAGTGCGCCACTTTACCAAACCTCTACCTTCGCATTTGCTAATGCAGCCCAAGGTGCAGCCCGATTTGCCGGTGAAGAGCAGGGCTTTATTTATACCCGTTTAGGTAACCCGACAACGCAAGAGCTTGAGCAAAAAGTAGCCCAGTTAGAAAACTGTGAAGCAGCTGCTGCCACAGCGACCGGTATGGGGGCGGTGTCTGCATCTGTGCTTAGCTTTTTACAACAAGGTGACCACTTAGTGGCATCAAGTGCGTTATACGGTTGTACCTTTGCATTTTTTGCTCACATGTTGCCGCGCTTTGGGATCGAAGTCACTTTTGTTGATATGACTAACGAAGCTGAACTACGTGGCGCGGTTAAAGCAAATTCAAAAATGATTTTTGCAGAAACACCAATCAACCCGACCATGGCGGTGCTTGATTTAAATTTAATTGCCGACGTTGCCAAGCAGCATCAACTGATAAGCGTTATCGACAATACTTTCTTAACACCTTTGCTACAGCAACCTACTTCGTTTGGCATTGATATTGTGGTGCACAGTGCAACTAAATACCTAAATGGTCATGGTGATGTGGTGGCAGGGCTTGTGTGTGGCACAGAGGAACATATCAACCTGATAAAAATGACCGTGTTAAAAGATATTGGTGCAACGATTAGCCCTCATGATGCATGGTTAATTAATCGCGGTTTAAAAACTCTCGCTGTACGAATGGAGCGTCACTGCACCAGTGCGCAAGTCGTCGCTGAATATTTAGAGCAACACCCGTTAGTGAGCCAAGTATATTACCCTGGGCTTAAATTACACCCAGGTCATAAATTTATTGGCTCACAGATGAAAGCGGCCGGTGGTGTAATTGCCTTTGAAATAAAGGGCAACCTAGAAGATGGTGAAACATTTATAAATAACACCCAGCTTTGCACCCTTGCGGTCAGTTTAGGGGATGCTGAAACGCTCATTCAACACCCTGCATCAATGACCCATTCGCCTTATACACCCGAAGAAAGAGCAGCCGCAGGTATTAGTGACGGTTTAATTCGCTTATCAGTTGGTTTAGAAGATGTTAACGATATAATTAACGATCTCAAAACTGCATTTACATTTATCAGTTAG
- the pspC gene encoding envelope stress response membrane protein PspC, with product MSTKRELFRDAERGKIAGVCAGISDYFNMELWLVRILVVTAVLLSGGPFIVVAYIAAWFILDKKPAEKTVKNADSIHQDPLEVKFKVWQKGEPPRRALQDLKDRLARVDGRLQEMERYVTSTEFTVSREINKL from the coding sequence ATGAGTACCAAACGCGAATTATTCAGAGACGCGGAGCGTGGTAAAATAGCCGGCGTGTGCGCGGGGATCAGCGACTACTTCAATATGGAGCTTTGGCTGGTACGTATTTTAGTTGTGACAGCAGTGTTATTATCAGGTGGTCCATTTATTGTTGTTGCTTACATTGCTGCGTGGTTTATTTTAGATAAAAAACCGGCTGAAAAAACAGTTAAAAACGCAGACAGCATTCACCAAGACCCGCTTGAAGTAAAATTTAAAGTATGGCAAAAAGGGGAGCCACCTCGCCGTGCATTGCAAGACTTAAAAGATCGTCTTGCTCGAGTTGATGGTCGTTTACAAGAGATGGAACGCTATGTCACATCAACAGAATTTACGGTTAGCCGTGAAATCAACAAACTTTAA
- the pspB gene encoding envelope stress response membrane protein PspB, whose protein sequence is MFNAEVLMAPIIVFMVVVAPLWLILHFRSKKQVSQGLSEHEHRQLLELAQKADKMAERVETLEALLDQEAPQWRRKV, encoded by the coding sequence ATGTTCAACGCAGAAGTTTTGATGGCACCCATCATTGTATTTATGGTGGTGGTTGCCCCACTTTGGCTTATTCTACACTTCCGTAGTAAAAAGCAAGTGAGCCAAGGTTTAAGTGAACACGAGCATCGTCAGCTACTAGAGCTTGCACAAAAAGCAGATAAAATGGCAGAGCGTGTTGAAACATTAGAAGCCTTACTTGACCAAGAGGCTCCGCAGTGGAGACGTAAAGTATGA